Part of the Streptomyces europaeiscabiei genome is shown below.
GTACTCGCCGGCGACGCGACCACCGACGGTCGGGCGAGCGCGGTCCCCGCAGTCGTCGCGGACCTGCTCGCCCTGCCGCAGGTGACCCACGTACGGAAGCTCGATGTGGACGCCGGGCGGGTGCGCGGCGAGCGTGAGACCGAGAACGGCGAGGCGACGCTGGACGCCCCGCTGCCCGCGCTGGTCAGTGTCACCGAGAAGATCAACGAGCCGCGCTATCCCTCGTTCAAGGGGATCATGGCCGCGAAGAAGAAGCCGGTGGACACGGTCGGCCTCGACGACCTGTTCCCGGACGCGGACGACGCCGCGTTCCTCGTGACGCGCACCCGTGTGCTGGAGGCCGTCCCGCGGCCCCCACGGTCAGCCGGAACCCGCGTCACGGACGACGGCTCGGCAGGCCGGCAGCTCGCCGCGTACCTGATCGCCCAGAAGCTCGTCTGAACCACCCGAACAGGAAACAGGCACCGATGCCCGATGTCCTCGTACTCGTCGACCACGACGGGGAACGTGTCAACAAGTACACATACGAACTCCTGGCCGCCGCGCGGCGGCTGGGGGACCCGGCCGCCGTTGTCGTGGGAACTCCCGGCACGGCGGCGCGTCTCAGGAAATCCCTCGCCCGTCACGGCGCCGCGAGTGTTCATGCGGCGGAGTCCACCGAAGCGGCCGAGTTCCTGGTCACGCCCGCCGTGGACGCCCTGGAGCTCGCGGTGCGCGAGACCTCTCCCGCCGCCGTGCTCGCTTCCGCGACGACGGACGGCGGGGAGGTGGCGGCGCGTCTGGCCGCGCGGCTGGAGGCCGGGTTGCTGATCGACGCCGTCGACCTGGACGCCTCCGGTGTGGTCACCCAGATCGCCTTCGGGGGCTCGTACACCGTGCGCTCCCAGGTAACCCACGGCATACCGGTGATCACCGTACGCCCAGGGGCCTTCGAGCCGGAGGAGCATCCCGGCGGGGCCGTGGAGCGGACGCTGGCCCTGCCGGTCGTCGACCCCACGACCTCCGCTCGTGTCACGGACCGGCGCGCCGCACCCGCGGGCGACAGGCCGGGGCTCACCGAGGCTGCCGTCGTCGTCTCCGGAGGCCGAGGTGTCGGAGGAGCGGACGGCTTCGAGGTGGTGGAGGCACTGGCG
Proteins encoded:
- a CDS encoding electron transfer flavoprotein subunit beta/FixA family protein is translated as MNIVVLVKQVPDTGAERTLSPADHRLDREDADLVLDEINERAAEEALSLKETVDAHITVVSMGPDSALEAVRKVLAMGADRGIHVCDDRLRGADVVTTAKVLAAAVRTVENVDLVLAGDATTDGRASAVPAVVADLLALPQVTHVRKLDVDAGRVRGERETENGEATLDAPLPALVSVTEKINEPRYPSFKGIMAAKKKPVDTVGLDDLFPDADDAAFLVTRTRVLEAVPRPPRSAGTRVTDDGSAGRQLAAYLIAQKLV
- a CDS encoding electron transfer flavoprotein subunit alpha/FixB family protein; the encoded protein is MPDVLVLVDHDGERVNKYTYELLAAARRLGDPAAVVVGTPGTAARLRKSLARHGAASVHAAESTEAAEFLVTPAVDALELAVRETSPAAVLASATTDGGEVAARLAARLEAGLLIDAVDLDASGVVTQIAFGGSYTVRSQVTHGIPVITVRPGAFEPEEHPGGAVERTLALPVVDPTTSARVTDRRAAPAGDRPGLTEAAVVVSGGRGVGGADGFEVVEALADAFGGAVGASRAAVDAGYYPHQFQVGQTGKSVSPQLYIALGISGAIQHLAGMQTSKTIVAVNKDPEAPILDLADYGVVGDLFAVTPQLTQEVAARRAVD